The following proteins are co-located in the Phragmites australis chromosome 10, lpPhrAust1.1, whole genome shotgun sequence genome:
- the LOC133931394 gene encoding transcription factor ILI4-like, with translation MSNRRSRASVSEEEINELISRLQTLLPSARRRGGSQASTTKLLKETCSYIKSLHREVDDLSDRLSDLMATMDHNSPGAEIIRSLLR, from the exons ATGTCGAACAGGAGGTCGCGCGCCTCGGTCTCGGAGGAGGAGATCAACGAGCTCATCTCCAGGCTCCAGACCCTGCTCCCCAGCGCGCGCCGCCGTGGCGGCAGCCAG GCGTCGACGACGAAGCTGCTCAAGGAGACGTGCAGCTACATCAAGAGCCTGCACAGGGAGGTGGACGACCTCAGCGACCGCCTGTCCGACCTCATGGCCACCATGGACCACAACAGCCCCGGCGCTGAGATCATCCGCAGCCTTCTCCGCTAG